The segment CTGATACTTTCGCACAACAGCGGATAAATCCTGTAGTATTTTTATAACTTCATCACGCTCGGGATGATTTTCAGGAATATAATCCAGGCTCTCCACCAACGCCATCAAATACCAACCAACTGCTCTTCCCCAGAATTCTGGCGAGGTTCCCCTTTCGGGATGTGCCCACACCGGGTTTTTCGATTCATCCCAACCGTGATACAACAAACCGGTTGTCGGATCCAGTGTACGTTGATAAATCAGTTTGATCTGGTGAATGGACTCATCAAACCATTCGGGCTGATTGTATGCCTTGGCATATTGCATGGAAAAAACATCAGCCATAAAAATCCCATCCAGCCACATTTGGTAAGGATAAATTTCCTTATGCCAGTATCCTCCATCACTGGTCTTTGGTTGTTGTGCCAGATGAAGTATCAATGTATCGGCAATCGCCTTGTACTTTGGATTTTTGGTTTCTTCGTGCAAATAAATCACGACACGACCCGGAAGAATATCATCTAATTTGTATTCTTTCATATTATAAACACCCGGCTCGAAGGAACCTTCATTGGTAATAAAACCATCAACCCATTGTTGGGCATACAATACATAAGAATCACTTTTAACTTTCTTTCCCTGGCGATAAACCCCCGCCATAAAAAAGCTATACTCATAATTCCATCGGTCTGGGGCATAGATGGGAAATTTCTCCAGATCCGGATACTGATTCATGGTGCTGTTAACCAATGCTGATGAAAAATCAGTTACCGCTCCATTCTTCTTTTCATATTCTCTCAATGGAGTTAGAAAAGAAACTTCAAAACGGGTATCAACTTCTTGCGTTGAAGTAATTACTTCCTGTTTACTATTTCCAGCTTCTATCAGAAAAGTAAAAACAGGTTCATTTGAATTTAACGTGTATTCCAATATCAGGAAATCCGGGGACTTGTCATCGTCTGTATCGATCAGCCCAACCGGCACCTCAGTACCAAAATTCCTGTCGGTAACAACAGGCGTTGTATGCTGCACACCCGGGGCTCGTTTAATCAATTCCTTCCAGTCGATAAAAATTACAACTTGCTCGGACTTCTTAGGAACTTCATAGTTACGCTCTACAGTAATCAGTATTGAATCAATGTCGGAAGCCTGCTTATTGCAAGCCATTAAGAGAACCAAGGCTAAAAATAATAATCTGTACATACCAACTTATTTCTTAACTACTTCAACACGTACAGGACTTGCCAATTTTTTCGCTTCTTGTTCCAGGTATTTTAGAAATGCTTCTTCCGTTTTAATTCCATCGGGTTCTCCTTCCCAGGCAGCAGCAAAGTAGTAGGTTAATTTTCCATTGGAAGGTTTCATTTTTACAATGTGGCTGAAATCGTCTTCTGTGAATCCGATAAAGTCTGATGCGTTGAATAAAACGGCTATCCCCAGGTTATCATCGTTAAGGCTTTGTTTACCGTAGGTGGCGAGGTATCCATATTGATCAGTGCTGCCTTTGTGAGTAAACAATTTTCCTTTCGGATCCTTGATTAATCCTGAAGAGATATTGTCCCAGGCATCACTCATCGAAAGTGAAGTCTCTGTTAACCGACTACCGGCATGAATGGAAAGTTGGGATGACAAATTAGTTTTATTTGCTCCGGCTTTCCAACCGTAGTAATTGGTAAGGATCGAAGAGTAAACAACTCCGTTTTCGGTTATGCTGCACTCCACGCTATCGGTAATTTCAACCCGGTGCGCTGCTTTACCATCAAAATAACCAATGGACCCAACCCCTAACGACTTGGCAACCTTCAAAACATCCATGCCCCACTCCTGCATGCTGTGGTATGAATCAAAACCATCTAAACCTGCTTTGTGTAAGGCAGGTTCTTTCACAGTTTTACCAAATACATCAACAGCATTTCGCTGATCAAGATAAAACCGGTACCCTACTTTATCCGATTCCCAACCCGGGCCTTCATAACGGATATACCACGAATGGTCTTTATGCTGCGGTGGCACACGCAAATGTGTTACATTTTTAAAATCACCTCCTATGTATTCGCGATTTTTCCACTCGCCACCAAATTTTGGAGAAAGTTCTGCCTGTGTGCGCTTTGGATAGACACGATTTACTTCACCAGTTTTGGAATACCGCACGGTTAATACAATCGATTGGTTTGCATTCAGTTTATCCAACACAACCGCAATACCACTATTTAGTTTATCCTTTGTATTATACTGGCTGGGTATTTCGGTCTTATCAGCAAATACAGCAAAGGCTTTTTCATTGAAACTTTTTGGTAGCTGATTTTCAGGAACTAAGGCTAAAACATCAGCGCGGTCAAATGCCGCAGGATTGGAAACCTTAACCGTAAATGATTCGCTGAATTCTTTTTTCTGCGAAGTTACTTCACAAGCCATGCCCAACAGCAGCAAACTGATAATTAAACTGGTTTTCATCTTCTTAAGAATTGAGTTAGCTAAACTACTGATTCGATTTAAGTTCTTCCCCATTTACCTTAACATTGTTAAGCGTAAGGCCCTTATAGCCTTTTAGTACATTTCCTTTCTGAACGTTGTCAAATGAGCAATCCTCAATGAGGATATCTTCTACCGGATAATCTTCTTCAGCTTCAATGTAAATGCCATACTGAGATTTTTTACTCGTGACGTTTTTCACCTGTATATTCCGGACTACCGGATGATTATCACCTGTTTCGTTGGCATAAAACATGTAGACATGCACCACGGCTTCATCTACATCGCCAATGGTAACGTTGCGCATAAATACATTTTCTATAACACCGCCTCTTCGCGAATTTGACTTTAGGCGCAAGGCGCGATCCAGGTAGGGACTGTTCATTTCACAGTCTTCGGCAAATACATTCCTGACATTGCCGGATATTTCACTGCCAATCACCACACCACCGTGACCATCCTTCATAACACACTTGCGCACGATAATATTTTCGCTGGGCACATTCACTCTTCTGCCATCATGGTCGCGACCAGATTTTATGGCAATGCAATCATCACCGGTATCAAACACACAACCCTCAATTAAAACGTCCTTGCTGGATTCAGGATCACATCCATCACTGTTGGGGCCATGACTGATTACTGTAACATTCCTTATCGTAACATTTTCACTTAACACCGGGTGAAGAACCCACATGGGTGAATCTTTAATCGTTACTCCTTCAATCAATATATTTTTACATTTGTACGGCTGCACAAAACTGGGGCGCAGGTAATCGCCTTCACCAAAAATACGTTCACTTACCGGAACACCTTCTTCCGCCATTTTTTTCAAGCGTTCGTTGGCTGGCTTTTGCTGATGTTCCCGGGCTTCACGGTTTACACCGGCATGTCCCCACTTGCCTTTCCAATACCACCAGTGATCATCATCGGCCTGGCCGTTTAATTCACCTTCACCGGTAATGGCAATATTTTCTTGTTCGTATGCATAAATCAATGGCGAATAGTTCATGAGCTCAACAGCTTCAAAACGTGTGTATACCTGGGGCAGGTATTTGTTCGGATCACGGCTGAATAAAATCTTAGCCCCTTTCGAAACATGAAGGTTCACATTGCTTTTCAGGTGAATAGCACCACTGAAAAATTTTCCTTCCGGAACCACTACCCTGCCTCCACCGGCTTCATGGCATGCCAGTATCGCCTTCGCAAACGCATCAGTACAATCGGTAATGCTGTCGCCCACTGCTCCGTAATCCGTAACCAAGAAATCCTTATCCGGAAAAGTTGGCGGAACAATGCGCGCAAGAATAGTTTCTGCTTCCTGCCAGGGATCAACAGCCACTGGTGCTGACTTGTTAGAACATGAGTTAAGCACAAAAATCAGCGATGCCAGTACAAATAATTTTTTATTCATCATTTTACTTCTTTTTAATAATACGGTTAGCAAGTTCAAGCTTCAGGTTTCGTATTTCTTCAAGCACAAGCTGAGCAATGAGCCGCGCACCCAGCTCATTAAAATGCGTATTGTCATCTTTACCTTCCGGATAGTTTGGATGCTCACCTGGCTTCAGTTGAAGAAACAACAGTTTTGAATTCTCCATGCCAAATTCCTGATACAAAGCCTGACTGCTTTTATCCAGATCAATCAGCGGTGCGTTCATCTGCTTGGCCACCGTATGCACCAAAGGCGAATACTCCGGATGACTCTCCATAATCTTTCCTTGCTCATCAAATCTTCTTCGGGCAACCGGTGTCAGTAAAACCGGAACAGCTCCTTTTGCACGAGACTCAGTTATAAATCGAGAAAGGTTTTTCTTGTAGTCTTCCGGAGCTGTATAGCGATCAGTCTTTTCCTTCGATTCATCGTTATGACCAAACTGAATGAATACATAATCACCGGTTTTCAACTTTGCTGAAACGGTACTCCAACGCCCTTCACTAATAAAGGTACGCGTGCTTCTTCCATTCATGGCATGGTTCTCAACTACTACTGTTGAATCAAAAAAATGAGCAAAGGGCATCCCCCATCCAGTTTCAGGATAAGCTGTACTGGCTTTTGATGCCATCGTAGAGTCACCAATAAGGTATACGGTTATCTTGTTCTGCATACCAGAGAACGGTACGATGAAAAAGAAGACCAACACATACAGCAATGAACTCTTCATGCCTTATTGATTTTGACCTTCAACGATACTTTTAACCAGGCTATTGATATACACTTCAATATTATCATATGCTGTACTCAGGTTGCGGCCATTGGCATTGGGCGTATTCGGATCAAGTTTCATCTCGATTTCCCAAGCATCAGGCATTCCATCACCATCGGTATCCAGCGGAGCAGGCAAACTGTTCAGCACAGGCCATCCACCCACATCTTCCTGGCTGTCGATGATACCCGGAAGACCGGTTTCGGAACCATTGTAAGTTGCTGTGCCCGTGCTCACTTCTTCTATCACACGCGAGTCGACAGCATCGCGCTTAAGGCTGGCGCCAGCATGGGCTAATACCTTATCATAGGCTTG is part of the Cyclobacteriaceae bacterium genome and harbors:
- a CDS encoding glycoside hydrolase family 28 protein, coding for MMNKKLFVLASLIFVLNSCSNKSAPVAVDPWQEAETILARIVPPTFPDKDFLVTDYGAVGDSITDCTDAFAKAILACHEAGGGRVVVPEGKFFSGAIHLKSNVNLHVSKGAKILFSRDPNKYLPQVYTRFEAVELMNYSPLIYAYEQENIAITGEGELNGQADDDHWWYWKGKWGHAGVNREAREHQQKPANERLKKMAEEGVPVSERIFGEGDYLRPSFVQPYKCKNILIEGVTIKDSPMWVLHPVLSENVTIRNVTVISHGPNSDGCDPESSKDVLIEGCVFDTGDDCIAIKSGRDHDGRRVNVPSENIIVRKCVMKDGHGGVVIGSEISGNVRNVFAEDCEMNSPYLDRALRLKSNSRRGGVIENVFMRNVTIGDVDEAVVHVYMFYANETGDNHPVVRNIQVKNVTSKKSQYGIYIEAEEDYPVEDILIEDCSFDNVQKGNVLKGYKGLTLNNVKVNGEELKSNQ
- a CDS encoding DUF4861 domain-containing protein gives rise to the protein MKTSLIISLLLLGMACEVTSQKKEFSESFTVKVSNPAAFDRADVLALVPENQLPKSFNEKAFAVFADKTEIPSQYNTKDKLNSGIAVVLDKLNANQSIVLTVRYSKTGEVNRVYPKRTQAELSPKFGGEWKNREYIGGDFKNVTHLRVPPQHKDHSWYIRYEGPGWESDKVGYRFYLDQRNAVDVFGKTVKEPALHKAGLDGFDSYHSMQEWGMDVLKVAKSLGVGSIGYFDGKAAHRVEITDSVECSITENGVVYSSILTNYYGWKAGANKTNLSSQLSIHAGSRLTETSLSMSDAWDNISSGLIKDPKGKLFTHKGSTDQYGYLATYGKQSLNDDNLGIAVLFNASDFIGFTEDDFSHIVKMKPSNGKLTYYFAAAWEGEPDGIKTEEAFLKYLEQEAKKLASPVRVEVVKK
- a CDS encoding glycoside hydrolase family 88 protein; the encoded protein is MYRLLFLALVLLMACNKQASDIDSILITVERNYEVPKKSEQVVIFIDWKELIKRAPGVQHTTPVVTDRNFGTEVPVGLIDTDDDKSPDFLILEYTLNSNEPVFTFLIEAGNSKQEVITSTQEVDTRFEVSFLTPLREYEKKNGAVTDFSSALVNSTMNQYPDLEKFPIYAPDRWNYEYSFFMAGVYRQGKKVKSDSYVLYAQQWVDGFITNEGSFEPGVYNMKEYKLDDILPGRVVIYLHEETKNPKYKAIADTLILHLAQQPKTSDGGYWHKEIYPYQMWLDGIFMADVFSMQYAKAYNQPEWFDESIHQIKLIYQRTLDPTTGLLYHGWDESKNPVWAHPERGTSPEFWGRAVGWYLMALVESLDYIPENHPERDEVIKILQDLSAVVRKYQDSSSKLWYQVMDKGNQPGNWIETSCSAMFAYAFAKGHRQGFLDESYLVTANEAFNALLDQYVFVDDAGNLHLDQTVKIGTLNPKNSKGDFEYYISTERRIDDYKGLASLLFLSIELNK
- a CDS encoding rhamnogalacturonan acetylesterase, with amino-acid sequence MKSSLLYVLVFFFIVPFSGMQNKITVYLIGDSTMASKASTAYPETGWGMPFAHFFDSTVVVENHAMNGRSTRTFISEGRWSTVSAKLKTGDYVFIQFGHNDESKEKTDRYTAPEDYKKNLSRFITESRAKGAVPVLLTPVARRRFDEQGKIMESHPEYSPLVHTVAKQMNAPLIDLDKSSQALYQEFGMENSKLLFLQLKPGEHPNYPEGKDDNTHFNELGARLIAQLVLEEIRNLKLELANRIIKKK